In the Gorilla gorilla gorilla isolate KB3781 chromosome 10, NHGRI_mGorGor1-v2.1_pri, whole genome shotgun sequence genome, one interval contains:
- the GALNT9 gene encoding polypeptide N-acetylgalactosaminyltransferase 9 isoform X2, with protein sequence MQKRGSLARDAKANFSPARRRRGLQHPGEGAGPLWVTWDYGAGVSPAGLSSEEALGCRTGVREPGVSCVLCSHLGEEGAAPSCPGLRICPAVGGVGAAVWQCGGSMEVLPCSRVAHIERTRKPYNNDIDYYAKRNALRAAEVWMDDFKSHVYMAWNIPMTNPGVDFGDVSERLALRQRLKCRSFKWYLENVYPEMRIYNNTLTYGEVRNSKASGYCLDQGAEDGDRAILYPCHGMSSQLVRYSADGLLQLGPLGSTAFLPDSKCLVDDGRGRMPTLKKCEDVARPTQRLWDFTQSGPIVSRATGRCLEVEMSKDANFGLRLVVQRCSGQKWMIRNWIKHARH encoded by the exons ATGCAGAAACGCGGTTCGCTCGCTCGGGATGCAAAGGCCAACTTCAGCCCGGCGCGGCGGCGGCGCGGACTCCAGCATCCCGGGGAAGGAGCGGGACCCCTGTGGGTGACGTGGGACTACGGGGCGGGGGTGTCCCCGGCTGGGCTGAGCAGCGAGGAGGCTCTGGGTTGCCGGACCGGGGTCAGGGAGCCTGGCGTTAGCTGCGTGCTGTGCAGTCATCTCGGCGAGGAGGGAGCGGCTCCCTCCTGCCCCGGACTCCGGATCTGTCCTGCGGTGGGCGGTGTCGGAGCGGCC GTGTGGCAGTGTGGTGGCAGCATGGAGGTGCTGCCCTGCTCCCGCGTGGCCCACATCGAGCGCACCAGGAAGCCCTACAACAACGACATTGACTACTACGCCAAGCGCAACGCCCTGCGCGCCGCCGAGGTGTGGATGGATGACTTCAAGTCCCACGTGTACATGGCCTGGAACATCCCCATGACG AACCCAGGGGTGGACTTCGGGGACGTGTCTGAGAGGCTGGCCCTGCGTCAGAGGCTGAAGTGTCGCAGCTTCAAGTGGTACCTGGAGAACGTGTACCCGGAGATGAGGATCTACAACAACACCCTCACGTACGGAGAG GTGAGAAACAGCAAAGCCAGTGGCTACTGTCTGGACCAGGGAGCTGAGGACGGCGACCGGGCAATCCTCTACCCCTGCCACGGGATGTCCTCCCAG CTGGTGCGGTACAGCGCTGACGGCCTGCTGCAGCTGGGGCCTCTGGGCTCCACAGCCTTCTTGCCTGACTCCAAGTGTCTGGTGGATGACGGCAGGGGCCGCATGCCCACCCTGAAGAAGTGTGAGGATGTGGCGCGGCCAACACAGCGGCTGTGGGACTTCACCCAG AGTGGCCCCATTGTGAGCCGGGCCACGGGCCGCTGCCTGGAGGTGGAGATGTCCAAAGATGCCAACTTCGGGCTCCGGCTGGTGGTGCAGAGGTGCTCGGGGCAGAAGTGGATGATCAGAAACTGGATCAAACATGCACGGCACTGA
- the GALNT9 gene encoding polypeptide N-acetylgalactosaminyltransferase 9 isoform X3: MEVLPCSRVAHIERTRKPYNNDIDYYAKRNALRAAEVWMDDFKSHVYMAWNIPMTNPGVDFGDVSERLALRQRLKCRSFKWYLENVYPEMRIYNNTLTYGEVRNSKASGYCLDQGAEDGDRAILYPCHGMSSQLVRYSADGLLQLGPLGSTAFLPDSKCLVDDGRGRMPTLKKCEDVARPTQRLWDFTQSGPIVSRATGRCLEVEMSKDANFGLRLVVQRCSGQKWMIRNWIKHARH, translated from the exons ATGGAGGTGCTGCCCTGCTCCCGCGTGGCCCACATCGAGCGCACCAGGAAGCCCTACAACAACGACATTGACTACTACGCCAAGCGCAACGCCCTGCGCGCCGCCGAGGTGTGGATGGATGACTTCAAGTCCCACGTGTACATGGCCTGGAACATCCCCATGACG AACCCAGGGGTGGACTTCGGGGACGTGTCTGAGAGGCTGGCCCTGCGTCAGAGGCTGAAGTGTCGCAGCTTCAAGTGGTACCTGGAGAACGTGTACCCGGAGATGAGGATCTACAACAACACCCTCACGTACGGAGAG GTGAGAAACAGCAAAGCCAGTGGCTACTGTCTGGACCAGGGAGCTGAGGACGGCGACCGGGCAATCCTCTACCCCTGCCACGGGATGTCCTCCCAG CTGGTGCGGTACAGCGCTGACGGCCTGCTGCAGCTGGGGCCTCTGGGCTCCACAGCCTTCTTGCCTGACTCCAAGTGTCTGGTGGATGACGGCAGGGGCCGCATGCCCACCCTGAAGAAGTGTGAGGATGTGGCGCGGCCAACACAGCGGCTGTGGGACTTCACCCAG AGTGGCCCCATTGTGAGCCGGGCCACGGGCCGCTGCCTGGAGGTGGAGATGTCCAAAGATGCCAACTTCGGGCTCCGGCTGGTGGTGCAGAGGTGCTCGGGGCAGAAGTGGATGATCAGAAACTGGATCAAACATGCACGGCACTGA